The following are encoded in a window of Mycobacterium decipiens genomic DNA:
- a CDS encoding MarR family winged helix-turn-helix transcriptional regulator, whose product MGPDKLHIAMDPDEQPERLALESLISADLRELTAESDQIGRLFAALHDVRPTDFRALLHIMVAETAGQPMTSGDLSHRMGLSGAAITYLVDRLIESGHLRRDSHPADRRKVVLRYSEPGLDTARAFFNPLGVHTHTALSDLPAADLAAAHRVFTALIVAMRRFQTELSSAPPR is encoded by the coding sequence ATGGGCCCGGATAAGCTACACATCGCCATGGATCCTGATGAACAACCCGAACGTCTCGCACTGGAATCGCTGATCTCGGCGGACCTGCGTGAGCTGACGGCCGAGTCCGACCAGATCGGCCGGCTATTCGCGGCGCTACACGACGTGCGGCCGACCGATTTCCGCGCCCTGCTGCACATCATGGTCGCCGAAACCGCCGGGCAGCCCATGACATCGGGCGACCTGAGCCATCGGATGGGCCTGTCGGGTGCGGCGATCACCTACCTGGTGGACCGGCTGATCGAATCCGGCCACCTCCGGCGCGACTCCCACCCCGCCGATCGCCGCAAGGTCGTGTTGCGTTACTCCGAACCCGGCCTTGACACCGCGCGGGCGTTCTTCAACCCGCTGGGGGTCCATACCCACACGGCGCTGAGTGATCTACCCGCTGCCGACCTGGCGGCCGCGCATCGGGTCTTCACCGCGCTGATCGTGGCGATGCGGCGGTTCCAGACCGAATTGAGTTCTGCCCCACCCAGATAG
- a CDS encoding SDR family NAD(P)-dependent oxidoreductase, whose protein sequence is MRVLDEMRSLLDTALDRAVVPGYTNVGYRLRQWGWADDPAPGALRGRTAMVTGANRGLGKAIAAGLARLEATVLLAVRDRDRGALAREEIVAESGADVRVEVCDVSDLAAVRAFAAEVSTRVPALDVLIHNAGVLPSDRTETGDGHEITLTTHVLGPVLMTERLIPILAKSGDPRVILMSSGGMYTQSLPTEDPEYRVGRYRGAVAYARTKRMQVAFTPILARRWDDHRIRVYSVHPGWADTPGVAAALPGFRSLTGPMLRTAEQGADTAVWLAATRPAPPTGRFWHDRRPRPEHYLPWTRYSDDDLELLWRYCADAIGIG, encoded by the coding sequence ATGCGGGTTCTCGACGAAATGCGATCGCTTCTGGACACCGCCTTGGATCGGGCGGTCGTCCCCGGTTACACCAATGTGGGTTATCGGCTGCGGCAATGGGGTTGGGCGGACGACCCGGCGCCGGGCGCCCTGCGCGGTAGGACCGCGATGGTCACCGGCGCCAATCGTGGCCTCGGCAAGGCGATTGCCGCGGGCCTGGCCCGGCTGGAGGCGACGGTGTTGTTGGCCGTCCGCGACCGAGATCGCGGTGCACTGGCTCGCGAGGAGATCGTGGCCGAATCGGGCGCCGATGTACGGGTGGAGGTGTGCGACGTGTCCGACCTGGCCGCCGTTCGCGCCTTCGCCGCCGAGGTGTCTACCCGGGTGCCCGCGTTGGACGTACTCATCCACAACGCCGGGGTACTGCCGTCGGACCGCACCGAGACCGGCGATGGCCACGAGATCACCTTGACCACCCATGTGCTGGGGCCGGTGCTGATGACCGAGCGTCTCATCCCGATCCTTGCCAAATCCGGCGACCCCCGCGTGATCCTGATGTCCTCGGGCGGGATGTACACCCAGTCACTGCCGACCGAGGACCCCGAATACCGCGTCGGTCGATATCGCGGTGCCGTCGCGTATGCGCGCACCAAGCGAATGCAGGTGGCGTTCACCCCGATCCTGGCCCGACGGTGGGACGACCACCGTATCCGCGTCTACTCGGTGCACCCCGGATGGGCCGACACTCCCGGGGTGGCGGCCGCGTTGCCCGGGTTTCGCTCCCTCACCGGCCCGATGTTGCGCACCGCCGAGCAGGGTGCCGACACCGCGGTCTGGCTTGCCGCAACCAGGCCGGCGCCGCCAACCGGGCGCTTCTGGCACGACCGGCGGCCCCGCCCGGAACACTATCTGCCCTGGACTCGATACAGCGACGACGATCTTGAGCTGCTGTGGCGGTATTGCGCAGACGCGATCGGCATCGGCTAG
- a CDS encoding cryptochrome/photolyase family protein — protein sequence MPALLWFRRDLRLGDHPALAAAAASDPSSSDVLACFVLDPRLEASSGRRRLQFLGDSLRQLKSDLGGRLLVVRGRPEERIADIARRIGASSVHISQDFAPFGRWRDERVRVALGSVPLVATGSPYLVSPGRVTKDDDTPYRVFTPFYRKWSDTGWRAPAQSGADSACWLDPAQTALQQCEIPDPGVTLDLPAGEAAARSQWAAFCGDGLARYSQDRDRPDLDGTSRMSAHLKFGTIHPRTMVASLDPNPAGARSYLRELAFRDFYAAVLYHWPASAWRNWNTDFDGIQIDTDADAKRRFECWKTGQTGFPFVDAGMRQLRETGFMHNRVRMIVASFLVKDLHLPWQWGARWFLDQLTDGDLASNQHGWQWCAGTGTDAAPYFRVFNPAKQGEKFDPTGDYIRRWVPELRAVDEAGLRKGKRPPGYPPPVVDHRTERAEALRRYRSIG from the coding sequence ATGCCTGCGTTGTTGTGGTTTCGCCGCGACCTGCGGTTGGGTGATCACCCGGCACTGGCCGCCGCGGCCGCCAGCGACCCCAGTAGCAGCGACGTGCTCGCCTGCTTCGTCCTGGATCCGCGCCTCGAAGCTTCCTCGGGCCGGCGGCGCCTGCAGTTTCTGGGCGATTCGCTGCGGCAGCTGAAGAGCGACCTGGGTGGCCGGCTGCTAGTCGTCCGCGGGCGGCCCGAGGAGCGGATTGCCGACATCGCCCGAAGGATCGGCGCATCGTCGGTGCACATCTCGCAGGATTTCGCGCCGTTCGGGCGGTGGCGCGACGAACGGGTGCGTGTCGCGCTGGGTTCGGTGCCGCTGGTGGCGACCGGGTCACCGTATCTGGTATCACCCGGCCGCGTCACCAAGGACGACGACACCCCCTACCGGGTGTTCACCCCGTTCTATCGCAAATGGTCGGATACCGGATGGCGGGCACCGGCGCAGTCAGGTGCCGACTCGGCGTGTTGGCTCGACCCGGCTCAGACGGCTCTCCAACAGTGCGAGATCCCCGACCCCGGCGTCACACTTGACCTCCCGGCGGGTGAGGCGGCGGCACGTTCGCAGTGGGCGGCGTTCTGCGGCGACGGCCTAGCCCGCTACTCGCAGGACCGTGACCGGCCGGATCTCGACGGCACCAGTCGCATGTCAGCGCACCTGAAATTCGGCACCATCCACCCCCGGACCATGGTCGCCAGCCTGGACCCGAACCCCGCCGGGGCCCGAAGTTATCTGCGGGAGTTGGCGTTCCGCGATTTCTATGCCGCGGTGCTGTATCACTGGCCGGCCAGCGCATGGCGCAACTGGAACACCGACTTCGACGGGATTCAGATCGATACGGATGCGGACGCGAAACGCCGCTTCGAATGCTGGAAAACCGGTCAAACCGGGTTTCCGTTCGTCGACGCCGGGATGCGTCAACTGCGCGAGACCGGCTTCATGCATAACCGGGTGCGGATGATCGTGGCATCGTTTCTGGTCAAGGACCTTCACCTGCCGTGGCAGTGGGGAGCTCGCTGGTTCCTCGACCAGCTCACCGACGGCGACCTGGCCAGCAACCAGCACGGGTGGCAGTGGTGCGCGGGCACTGGCACCGATGCCGCGCCGTACTTCCGGGTGTTCAACCCGGCCAAGCAGGGCGAGAAGTTCGACCCCACAGGTGATTACATTCGGCGCTGGGTCCCCGAACTGCGCGCAGTAGACGAGGCCGGGTTGCGAAAAGGCAAGCGGCCGCCGGGATATCCACCACCGGTGGTCGACCACCGTACCGAGCGCGCCGAAGCGCTGCGCCGCTACCGCAGCATCGGCTGA
- a CDS encoding acyltransferase translates to MTTMWGAPLHRRWRGSRLRDPRQARFLTLASLRWVLANRAYTPWYLVRYWRLLKFKLCNPHIITRGMVFLGKGVEIHATPELAQLEIGRWVHIGDKNTIRAHEGSLRFGDKVVLGRDNVINTYLDIEIGDSVLMADWCYICDFDHRMDDITMPIKDQGIVKSPVRIGPDTWVGVKVTVLRGTSIGRGCVLGSHAVVRGVIPDYSIAVGAPAKVIKNRELSWEASAAQRAELAAALADIERKKAAH, encoded by the coding sequence ATGACGACCATGTGGGGTGCTCCGCTCCATCGCCGGTGGCGGGGATCGCGGCTGCGCGACCCACGCCAGGCCAGATTTCTTACGTTGGCATCGCTGAGGTGGGTGCTGGCCAACCGCGCCTACACCCCGTGGTATCTAGTGCGGTACTGGCGACTGCTGAAGTTCAAGCTGTGCAACCCGCACATCATCACGCGCGGCATGGTGTTTCTCGGCAAGGGTGTCGAGATTCACGCGACACCGGAGCTGGCGCAGCTGGAGATCGGCCGCTGGGTGCATATCGGGGACAAGAACACGATCCGCGCCCATGAGGGCTCGCTGCGGTTCGGCGACAAGGTGGTGCTCGGCCGGGACAACGTCATCAACACCTATCTCGACATCGAGATCGGGGATTCGGTGCTGATGGCCGATTGGTGCTACATCTGCGATTTCGACCACCGGATGGACGACATCACGATGCCGATCAAGGACCAGGGCATCGTCAAGAGCCCGGTGCGAATCGGACCCGACACCTGGGTCGGAGTGAAGGTGACTGTGCTGCGTGGCACCTCCATCGGCCGGGGTTGCGTGCTGGGCTCGCATGCGGTGGTCCGCGGCGTTATTCCCGACTATTCGATCGCGGTGGGCGCGCCGGCCAAAGTGATCAAGAACCGGGAGCTTTCTTGGGAGGCGTCGGCCGCACAGCGCGCCGAGCTGGCCGCCGCCCTGGCCGACATCGAACGCAAGAAGGCGGCCCACTAG
- a CDS encoding PQQ-binding-like beta-propeller repeat protein — protein sequence MRARRLLAAAAAAVLTVGLGGCGNTDSWVEAAPAPGWPAQYGDAANSSYTGTSGATNLTLQWTRSVQGSLAAGPALSSRGYLALNGQTPAGCSLMEWENDNNGRQRWCVRLVQGGGFAGPLFDGFDNLYVGQPGAIVSFPPTQWTRWRQPVIGMPSTPRFLGHGHLLVSTHLGQLLVFDTHRGMVVGSPVDLVSGIDPTDATRGLADCAPARPGCPVAAAPAFSAVNGTLVVGVWQPGAPAAELVGLNYHGEQLAREWTSDAVGDGVLASPVLSADGTTVYVNGRDRRLWALNAADGKVKWSQPLGFLAQTPPAVTPHGLIVSGGGPDTRLAAFRDAGDHAEVAWRRDDVTALSTSSLAGAGVGYTVIGGPPHDGGPGLSLLIFDPANGHTVNSYPLPGATGYPLGVSVGTERRVVTATSDGQVYGFAPA from the coding sequence GTGCGTGCCCGACGTCTCCTTGCCGCCGCTGCGGCAGCTGTGCTCACGGTCGGGCTCGGCGGCTGCGGCAATACCGACTCATGGGTTGAGGCGGCCCCCGCGCCAGGCTGGCCCGCGCAATATGGCGACGCCGCCAACAGCAGCTACACCGGCACGAGCGGCGCCACCAACCTCACGTTGCAATGGACGCGTTCGGTCCAAGGGAGCTTGGCAGCCGGGCCGGCGCTGAGCTCACGCGGCTACCTCGCACTGAACGGGCAGACCCCGGCCGGCTGTTCGCTGATGGAGTGGGAGAACGACAACAACGGCCGGCAGCGTTGGTGCGTGCGACTGGTTCAGGGCGGCGGTTTCGCCGGCCCGTTGTTCGACGGCTTCGACAACCTCTACGTGGGCCAGCCCGGAGCAATAGTCTCCTTTCCGCCGACCCAGTGGACGCGCTGGCGCCAGCCGGTGATCGGGATGCCCTCCACCCCGCGGTTTCTGGGGCACGGCCACCTGCTCGTGAGTACGCACCTGGGGCAGCTGCTGGTGTTCGACACCCACCGCGGCATGGTGGTCGGCAGCCCGGTGGACCTGGTGAGCGGTATCGATCCCACCGATGCGACGCGCGGGCTGGCCGACTGCGCGCCGGCCCGGCCGGGCTGCCCGGTCGCGGCCGCCCCGGCCTTCTCGGCGGTCAACGGGACGCTGGTGGTCGGCGTCTGGCAGCCAGGGGCGCCGGCCGCAGAGCTGGTCGGGCTGAACTACCACGGGGAGCAGCTGGCCCGCGAGTGGACCAGCGACGCGGTCGGCGACGGCGTGCTGGCCAGCCCGGTGCTGTCCGCCGACGGAACGACCGTCTATGTCAATGGCCGCGACCGACGGCTGTGGGCACTCAACGCCGCCGACGGAAAAGTGAAATGGTCACAGCCGCTGGGTTTCCTGGCGCAGACGCCGCCCGCGGTCACCCCACATGGACTGATCGTGTCCGGTGGGGGCCCCGACACCCGGCTGGCGGCGTTCCGGGATGCCGGTGATCACGCCGAGGTGGCCTGGCGACGCGACGATGTCACCGCGCTGTCGACGTCGAGTCTGGCCGGCGCAGGCGTGGGCTACACGGTAATCGGCGGTCCACCCCACGACGGCGGGCCCGGTTTGTCGTTGCTGATCTTCGATCCGGCCAACGGCCACACGGTCAACAGCTATCCGCTACCCGGGGCGACCGGATATCCCCTCGGGGTGTCGGTCGGCACCGAGCGCCGGGTGGTGACCGCCACCAGCGACGGCCAGGTCTACGGGTTCGCGCCGGCGTAG
- a CDS encoding DUF4333 domain-containing protein, whose product MAYSIVRTLLFSGAAAALIASATACSCSIGTSRSHSVSKADVASQITAKMTDAAGNKPDSVACPSDLPAKVGAELNCEMKVKDQTFNVNVTVTSVEGSDVKFDMVETVDKNQVANIISDKLFQRVGARPDSVTCPDNLKGVEGATLRCQLTDGSKTYGISVIVTTVDAGDVNFDFKVDEHPQ is encoded by the coding sequence ATGGCTTACTCGATCGTTCGCACGCTGCTGTTCTCGGGTGCCGCCGCGGCCCTGATCGCCAGTGCCACAGCCTGCTCGTGTTCAATCGGAACGTCGCGCTCGCACTCGGTGAGCAAGGCCGATGTCGCCAGCCAGATCACTGCCAAGATGACAGATGCCGCCGGCAACAAGCCCGATTCGGTGGCGTGCCCGAGCGATCTGCCGGCGAAGGTCGGGGCCGAGCTGAATTGCGAGATGAAGGTCAAGGACCAGACGTTCAACGTCAACGTCACCGTGACCAGTGTCGAGGGCAGTGACGTCAAGTTCGACATGGTAGAGACCGTCGACAAGAATCAGGTTGCCAACATCATCAGCGACAAACTGTTCCAGCGGGTGGGCGCCAGGCCCGATTCGGTGACCTGCCCCGACAACCTGAAGGGCGTCGAGGGAGCCACCCTGCGGTGTCAACTGACCGACGGCAGCAAAACGTACGGGATCTCGGTGATCGTCACCACCGTCGACGCCGGCGATGTCAACTTCGATTTCAAGGTCGATGAACACCCGCAGTAG
- a CDS encoding TspO/MBR family protein has product MNKSTLAATTLSVAAASIGGSLASPRRNPVWYARLRKPPYQPPSVAFPVVWTALYADIAATSAAAIDQFRATGRHDKARRYVGALSLNLLLNAGWSWLFFGYHKLGASALGAAALTASSADLARRAAAADPRAGSALVPYPLWCGFATLLATHIWQLNR; this is encoded by the coding sequence ATGAACAAATCGACATTGGCTGCCACCACGCTGTCCGTCGCGGCGGCGTCGATCGGTGGAAGCCTCGCCAGCCCACGGCGCAACCCCGTCTGGTACGCGCGGTTGCGCAAGCCGCCGTATCAGCCACCCAGCGTTGCGTTCCCCGTGGTCTGGACCGCGCTCTACGCGGACATCGCCGCCACCTCCGCTGCGGCCATCGACCAATTTCGCGCAACGGGACGCCACGACAAGGCGCGCCGCTACGTCGGCGCGTTGAGCCTTAACCTGCTGCTCAACGCCGGATGGAGTTGGCTGTTCTTCGGTTATCACAAACTCGGCGCGTCCGCGCTGGGCGCCGCGGCATTGACCGCTAGCAGCGCCGACCTTGCCCGGCGGGCCGCCGCCGCCGACCCACGGGCCGGATCGGCGCTGGTTCCCTACCCGCTGTGGTGCGGCTTCGCCACCTTGCTGGCCACCCACATCTGGCAGCTCAACCGCTGA
- a CDS encoding MMPL family transporter, with protein sequence MGWAGIAAAVAGRRSWLLGLGVVLVGISLVVLIGANTAASQAPLSVPTDSDSARVEALTRQFPGGARASVIVVVTATDPAKPDLRQTAEQARDRMVAIAQPGAAPVPAVLSADGQASVAMVPISADLSGLALNDTVSALRAAASTGLPAGVGLHVTGGPAFGADIANAFTGANIALLAVTASVVALLLIATYRSPVLWLAPLLVIGFADRVANSIGTAVASLTGLSFDGSTSGITSVLVFGAGTNYALLLISRYRQELRQHGDHRDALRRAVRMAGPAIVASNATVVLALLTLTFASTPSTRSLGALAACGLVVAAVSVLVVLPPALVLCGRRLFWPVIPHPGAGEPLDSGPWHRIAERVARRPALVAVVAIALLATLAAGLLGTRIGLSQTEQFRVKADSVSGFEMLAQHFPAGLANPTQVVAPTAQAAAVQQAITATPGVVSAAKSGQSATGLTMWSVVIDAPPSSERAFTIVAALRQSTRSVASGTLVGGPDAQALDVRDAAQHDRLVLIPAILAVIVLVLYGLLRSLLAPPILLAATILGALAALGVGGWASIHVFGFAALDNNTGLFAFLFLAALGVDYTIFLVTRAREEAARYGARDGMIRAVSATGGVITSAGIVLAAVFCVLGVLPLIVLTQLGIIVGLGILLDTFVVRTLVIPALFVLIGDRVWWPTHPIRRIT encoded by the coding sequence GTGGGGTGGGCCGGTATCGCTGCGGCCGTGGCGGGCCGACGCTCGTGGCTTCTTGGGTTGGGCGTCGTGCTGGTGGGTATCTCCCTTGTGGTGTTGATCGGTGCGAACACGGCAGCCAGCCAGGCGCCGCTGTCGGTCCCCACCGACTCGGATTCAGCCAGGGTCGAGGCGCTGACTCGCCAGTTCCCCGGCGGTGCCAGGGCTTCGGTGATCGTCGTGGTCACCGCTACCGACCCCGCCAAGCCGGATCTGAGGCAGACGGCGGAACAAGCCCGCGATCGGATGGTGGCAATTGCCCAGCCCGGGGCGGCCCCGGTACCGGCGGTGTTGTCGGCAGACGGCCAGGCGTCGGTCGCGATGGTGCCGATCAGCGCGGATCTTTCGGGTTTGGCCCTCAACGACACCGTCAGCGCCCTGCGCGCCGCCGCCAGTACCGGCCTGCCTGCTGGCGTGGGGCTCCATGTGACAGGCGGACCCGCGTTCGGAGCCGATATCGCCAACGCTTTCACCGGCGCCAACATCGCTCTGCTCGCGGTCACAGCGTCGGTGGTGGCGCTGCTGCTGATCGCCACCTATCGCTCACCGGTGCTGTGGTTGGCGCCCCTCTTGGTAATCGGGTTCGCCGATCGAGTCGCGAATTCGATTGGCACGGCGGTCGCGTCGCTGACCGGGCTGAGCTTCGACGGGTCCACCTCCGGGATCACCAGCGTGCTGGTGTTCGGTGCGGGCACCAACTACGCGCTGCTGCTGATTTCTCGCTATCGGCAGGAACTTCGGCAACACGGCGACCACCGCGACGCATTGCGCCGCGCGGTGCGCATGGCCGGACCGGCGATCGTCGCTAGCAATGCCACCGTGGTGCTGGCGCTGTTGACGCTGACCTTCGCCTCGACTCCCAGTACCCGCAGTCTGGGTGCGCTGGCGGCGTGCGGACTGGTTGTCGCGGCGGTGTCGGTGTTGGTGGTGCTGCCACCGGCGCTGGTGTTGTGCGGCCGCCGGCTGTTCTGGCCCGTCATACCGCACCCCGGTGCAGGGGAGCCCCTGGATTCCGGGCCGTGGCACCGCATCGCCGAACGGGTGGCCCGGCGCCCCGCCCTGGTCGCGGTCGTCGCCATCGCATTGCTCGCGACGCTGGCCGCCGGACTGCTGGGCACCCGAATCGGCTTGTCGCAGACCGAGCAATTCCGGGTCAAGGCCGATTCGGTGTCCGGGTTCGAGATGCTGGCCCAGCACTTCCCGGCCGGCCTGGCCAACCCGACTCAGGTCGTTGCGCCCACCGCGCAGGCGGCTGCGGTGCAGCAGGCTATCACCGCGACACCCGGTGTGGTCTCGGCTGCCAAATCCGGCCAATCGGCCACCGGGCTGACAATGTGGTCGGTGGTGATTGACGCCCCGCCATCATCGGAACGAGCATTCACCATCGTTGCGGCGCTACGCCAGTCAACCCGGTCCGTCGCCTCCGGCACCCTGGTTGGCGGCCCAGACGCGCAGGCACTCGACGTCCGTGACGCGGCGCAGCACGATCGGCTGGTGCTGATCCCGGCGATCCTGGCCGTTATCGTGCTCGTGCTGTATGGACTGCTGCGATCCTTGCTGGCGCCGCCGATCCTGCTGGCCGCCACGATTCTTGGCGCGCTCGCCGCGCTCGGCGTGGGCGGCTGGGCGAGCATCCACGTGTTCGGGTTCGCAGCCCTGGACAACAACACTGGACTGTTCGCCTTCCTGTTCCTGGCTGCCCTCGGGGTGGACTACACCATCTTTCTGGTCACTCGCGCCCGTGAGGAGGCTGCGCGCTACGGCGCGCGCGACGGCATGATCCGCGCCGTATCGGCTACCGGCGGCGTCATCACCAGCGCGGGAATCGTTTTGGCGGCCGTCTTCTGCGTATTGGGTGTGTTGCCCCTCATCGTGCTCACCCAGCTTGGCATCATCGTCGGCCTGGGAATTCTGCTGGACACCTTTGTCGTGCGCACCCTGGTAATTCCGGCGCTGTTCGTCCTGATCGGCGACCGCGTCTGGTGGCCCACCCACCCCATCAGGAGGATCACATGA
- a CDS encoding TIGR01777 family oxidoreductase encodes MGLEYSSVVDSPPTEVFAWHTRPGAFLRLSPPWQPLRVVSQADSLKDGRSRLALPGGLRWVAEHQPDSYDPPRRFVDTIGTEGLASLPPRIVGRWRHTHDFEAVGETRTRVIDRVETTVPGWALRAMFAYRHRQLAADLAAHRLAAERGLTPTTVAVTGSSGLVGSALTAFLSAGGHRVIRLVRGTPHAADERQWHPDDPHPDLLTGVDAVVHLAGASIAGRFTADRRNAIRDSRIGPTRRLAELVARAADGPAVFISASAIGYYGYDRGDETLTEDCDRGDGFLADVVAEWEDATTPAERGGARVVRVRTGIVQSPLGGTLRLLRPLFSAGLGGRLGDGRQWLSWIGIDDLVDVYHRALWDNALCGPVNAVAPQPVRNADYTRTLAQVLRRPALLPVPPLAPRLLLGEQGARELALASQRVAPARLGQSDHRFRQPDLDSALRHLFGRTRSPDIATG; translated from the coding sequence ATGGGGTTGGAATACTCGAGCGTAGTCGACTCCCCGCCTACCGAAGTGTTCGCCTGGCACACCCGACCGGGCGCGTTTCTCCGGCTGTCGCCGCCGTGGCAGCCCCTGCGGGTGGTCAGCCAGGCCGATTCGCTCAAAGACGGGCGCTCCCGGCTCGCGCTACCCGGCGGCCTGCGCTGGGTGGCCGAACATCAGCCCGATTCCTACGATCCCCCAAGGCGTTTCGTTGACACCATCGGCACCGAGGGGCTGGCCTCGTTGCCCCCGCGGATCGTCGGCCGCTGGCGGCACACCCACGACTTCGAAGCGGTCGGTGAGACCCGGACCCGGGTCATCGACCGGGTGGAAACGACGGTGCCCGGCTGGGCGCTGCGCGCGATGTTCGCCTACCGGCACCGTCAATTGGCCGCCGATCTCGCCGCCCACCGGCTGGCCGCCGAGCGCGGTCTGACCCCGACGACCGTCGCCGTGACGGGATCGTCGGGACTGGTCGGTTCGGCGTTGACCGCATTTCTCAGCGCTGGCGGGCATCGCGTGATCCGGCTGGTCCGCGGCACCCCGCACGCCGCGGACGAGAGACAATGGCACCCGGACGACCCTCATCCGGACCTGCTCACCGGGGTCGACGCCGTAGTCCACCTGGCCGGCGCCTCGATCGCCGGCCGGTTCACTGCCGATCGCCGGAATGCGATCCGCGACAGCCGAATTGGCCCGACTCGCCGACTGGCCGAGCTGGTAGCACGCGCTGCCGACGGGCCCGCGGTATTCATCTCGGCTTCGGCGATCGGGTACTACGGCTACGACCGCGGCGACGAGACGCTCACCGAGGATTGCGACCGCGGTGACGGATTCCTGGCCGACGTGGTCGCCGAGTGGGAGGATGCGACCACACCGGCCGAGCGGGGCGGTGCGCGGGTGGTGCGGGTGCGCACCGGCATTGTGCAATCGCCGCTCGGCGGCACGCTTCGGCTACTGCGTCCGCTGTTCAGCGCCGGGCTGGGTGGCCGGCTCGGCGATGGTCGGCAGTGGCTGTCCTGGATTGGGATCGATGACCTGGTCGACGTCTACCACCGGGCGCTGTGGGACAACGCGCTGTGCGGGCCGGTGAACGCCGTTGCCCCACAACCGGTTCGCAATGCCGACTACACCCGCACCCTCGCTCAGGTGTTGCGTCGGCCCGCGCTGTTGCCGGTGCCGCCGCTGGCGCCGCGACTGTTGCTCGGCGAACAGGGCGCCCGCGAACTCGCACTCGCCAGTCAGCGCGTGGCTCCGGCTCGCCTTGGCCAGTCGGACCACCGGTTTCGCCAGCCTGACCTCGATTCGGCGTTGCGCCACCTGTTCGGGCGTACCCGATCACCGGACATCGCGACCGGATAG
- a CDS encoding glycogen synthase yields MKILMVSWEYPPVVIGGLGRHVHHLSTALAAAGHDVVVLSRCPSGTDPSTHPSSDEVTERVRVIAAAQDPHEFTFGDDMMAWTLAMGHAMIRAGLRLKKQGTDRSWCPDVVHAHDWLVAHPAIALAQFYDVPMVSTIHATEAGRHSGWVSGALSRQVHAVESWLVRESDSLITCSVSMSDEITELFGPGLAEVTVIRNGIDAARWPFAARRPRIGPAELLYVGRLEYEKGVHDAIAALPRIRRTHPGTTLTIAGDGTQQDWLVDQARKHRVLKAIRFVGHLDRAELLALLHRADAAVLPSHYEPFGLVALEAAAAGTPLVTSNIGGLGEAVIDGQTGVSCAPRDVAGLAAAVRTVLDDPAAAQRRAQAARQRLTSDFDWQTVANETAQVYLAAKRGERQALPRLPIVEHALPDR; encoded by the coding sequence GTGAAAATCCTTATGGTGTCGTGGGAGTACCCGCCGGTGGTGATCGGCGGGCTCGGCCGGCACGTGCATCACCTGTCGACCGCGCTGGCAGCAGCCGGTCACGATGTCGTCGTGCTGTCCCGGTGTCCGTCGGGCACCGATCCCAGCACGCACCCGTCCTCCGATGAGGTCACCGAGCGGGTCCGGGTGATCGCGGCCGCACAGGACCCGCACGAGTTCACGTTCGGTGACGACATGATGGCCTGGACCCTGGCGATGGGCCACGCCATGATCCGCGCCGGGCTGCGGTTGAAGAAGCAGGGCACCGACCGCTCGTGGTGTCCCGATGTCGTGCACGCCCATGACTGGTTGGTCGCCCATCCGGCCATCGCCCTTGCCCAGTTCTACGACGTGCCAATGGTTTCCACGATTCACGCGACGGAGGCCGGTCGGCATTCCGGCTGGGTTTCGGGAGCTCTCAGCCGTCAGGTGCACGCGGTCGAGTCGTGGCTGGTGCGCGAATCCGATTCGCTGATCACATGTTCGGTGTCGATGAGCGACGAAATCACCGAGCTGTTCGGGCCCGGGCTGGCCGAAGTCACCGTGATCCGCAACGGTATTGACGCGGCGCGCTGGCCGTTCGCCGCCCGCCGCCCGCGTATCGGGCCTGCCGAACTGCTCTACGTGGGGCGGCTGGAGTACGAGAAGGGTGTACACGACGCCATCGCCGCACTGCCGCGCATCAGGCGCACTCACCCGGGTACCACGCTGACCATCGCCGGCGACGGTACCCAACAGGATTGGCTCGTCGACCAGGCCCGCAAGCACCGAGTGCTCAAAGCAATCAGGTTCGTCGGACATCTCGACCGGGCCGAGCTACTGGCGTTGCTGCACCGGGCCGACGCCGCGGTGCTGCCCAGCCACTACGAGCCGTTCGGGCTGGTCGCACTGGAGGCCGCCGCGGCCGGCACCCCGCTCGTGACGTCGAACATCGGCGGCCTGGGCGAAGCGGTGATCGACGGACAGACGGGGGTGTCGTGTGCACCCCGCGACGTAGCGGGGCTAGCCGCCGCGGTGCGCACCGTGCTCGACGATCCGGCTGCGGCGCAGCGGCGCGCACAAGCCGCCCGGCAACGGCTCACCTCCGACTTCGATTGGCAGACGGTGGCCAACGAGACCGCACAGGTATATCTCGCGGCCAAGCGCGGCGAACGGCAAGCGCTGCCACGACTGCCGATCGTCGAGCACGCTCTTCCTGATCGCTAG